The DNA segment CGGCCCTTGACTTCCATTTCGCGGACTTCGGAGCCGGGGAACGCCGAACCGATGGCCTTCTTGATGGCTTCGGCGGTCTGCTCGCCGATCAGCATGCCGTAGTTGCGGCGGATGTAGTTGACGATGGCTTCGTCGAACTTGTCGCCACCCACGCGCACCGAGCCCTTGTAGACCATGCCGCCCAGCGAGATGATGCCCACCTCGGTGGTGCCGCCGCCGATATCCACCACCATCGAGCCCGACGGCTCCGACACGGGCAAGCCGGCGCCGATCGCGGCCGACATCGGCTCCTCGATCAGGTACACCTGGCTGGCGCCGGCGCCCAGCGCCGATTCGCGGATGGCGCGGCGCTCGACCTGGGTCGAGCCGCAGGGCACGCAGATGATGATGCGCGGCGAGGGGCGCAGCAGCTTGGTGTCGTGCACCATCTTGATGAACTGCTTGAGCATCTGCTCTGTGACCGTGAAGTCGGCGATCACGCCGTCTTTCATCGGGCGGATCGCTTCGATGTTGCCCGGTACCTTGCCCAGCATCTGCTTGGCTTCCTTGCCCACCGCCTGGATCGTCTTCTTGGCGTTGGGTCCGCCTTCCTGGCGGATGGCGACCACGGACGGCTCATCAAGGACGATGCCCTTGTCACGCATGTAGATCAGGGTGTTGGCGGTGCCGAGGTCGATCGCGAGATCGTTGGAGAAGTAGCTGCGGAGAAATCCGAACATCAGGAATCCTGTTTTCTGGTGGTTCGCGAGTATGCGAAGTGGCCGGCGCCGCTGCGGGGCCAGCCACGATATTCATAGCGACGGGTAGTATTAAGGCCCCCGATCGTCCGGTGGGGCCGGCGCCGTTGCCAGTCCGCGTTGTCATACGCTGCGAACTGCCAGGGCCAGGGCCGCCAACCAAGGCCGCTTTGCCAGGTGGCGAAAGCAGCCTCTACGGGAACCTTTGATTAGACCACGCGCGAAAGTTCGGTGGAACAGCGCTGCAATTACAAATTAATTGCTGGCGGGGGCGGCCTAATCGGAGGAACCTGTCTGTCATCCCTTGGGTGCCTTCAACCCCGCACCGGCGGGGGCGCTCGGGCCACATGGCCAGTGCTGGCTGGCCCGGGTGCCGGATTACGCTGCCGGGGTGTCTCGCCGGAGTGTCCCAAAAAGCTCCGGAGGCGGCGGTTTTGCACCAATGTGACGAAGGCGCGGCCAAAGGATGGCAACGCGCAATGATACCTTATAATTCCCCCTGTTTCGGGGGCTTCTTCCTCGAAAAAACCTGTAACTTTGACGATTCCCGGGCGCTCCCGGCAGCACTTGCCCGGCCCGCCCCGGCCGCGCCCGCATCGCCTTTCGCACCGACCCCAAGCCATGGCTCTCGACCTATCCGACGTCAAGCGCATCGCCCACCTTGCCCGCATCGAAATCAACGATGACGAGGCTGGGCAGACGCTTGTGCAGCTCAATCAATTCTTCTCCCTGGTCGAACAGATGCAGGCGGTCGACACCACCGGCATCGTGCCGCTGGCCCACCCGCTGTCCGCGGTGCGCGAGATGTCGCAGCGGCTGCGCGACGACGTGGTCACCGAGCCCAGCCGCCGCGAGGACTACCAGCGTCCCGCCCCGGCCACCGAAGGCGGCCTCTACCTGGTGCCCAAGGTCATCGAATAAAGGTCAGACGCACCCCGGCCCTCGACCCAGCGGCTGCGCCGCGCCGCCTACAGGCTGCGCCGGCAGCCATCACCTGCCAAGCCAAACCGACCGACATGCCCTTTTCCGCAACTTCCGTGACCTCCCTGCGCGAGCTTTCCGATGCGCTGGCGGCCCGCTCCGTCTCCGCCGAAGAACTGGCGCGTGATTACCTGGCCCGCATCGAGCAGGCTGGCGCGCTCAACGCCTTTGTCGACGTCAACCCCGAACTCACCCTGGCGCAGGCCCGCGCCGCCGACGCGCGGCGTGCGCGCGGCGAAGCCGGCCCGCTGACCGGCGTGCCGATCGCCCACAAGGATGTGTTCGTCACCCGTGGCTGGCGCGCCACGGCGGGCTCGCGCATGCTGGCCAACTACGAAAGCCCGTTCGACGCGGCCGTGGTCGAGCGCCTCGGCGCCGCCGGCATGGTGACGCTGGGCAAGACCAATATGGACGAGTTCGCGATGGGCTCGTCCAACGAGAACTCGCACTTCGGCCCGGTCAGGAACCCCTGGGACGCCAGCCGCGTGCCGGGTGGCTCCTCGGGCGGCTCCGCCGCCGCCGTGGCCGCCGGCCTGGCGCCTGCCGCCACCGGCACCGACACCGGGGGCTCGATCCGCCAGCCGGCCTCGTTCTCCGGCATCACCGGCATCAAGCCTACCTATGGCCGCGTGTCGCGCTACGGCATGATCGCCTTCGCCTCCTCGCTCGACCAGGGCGGCCCGATGGCGCATACCGCCGAGGATTGCGCCATGCTGCTGGGTGGCATGGCCGGCTTCGACGAGCGTGACTCCACCAGCGTTGCGCCCGCCCTGGGCGGCGTCGACGAGGACTACACCCGCCTGCTGGGCCAGGCGCGGGCGGGCGCCAGCGCCGGCAAGCCGCTGTCAGGGCTGCGCATCGGCCTGCCCAAGGAGTATTTCGGCAAGGGCCTGGCAGCGGACGTGGAGCAAGCCGTGCGCGTGGCGCTTGCCGAGTACGAAAAGCTGGGCGCCACGCTGGTCGAGGTGTCGCTGCCCAAGACCGAGCTGTCGATCCCCGTTTACTACGTGATCGCGCCGGCCGAGGCATCGTCCAACCTGTCGCGCTTTGACGGCGTGCGCTTTGGCCATCGCGCCGCCGAGTACCGCGACCTGATGGACATGTACAAGAAGACCCGCGCCGAAGGCTTCGGCCCGGAGGTCAAGCGCCGCATCATGGTGGGCGCCTATGTGCTGTCGCACGGCTACTACGACGCCTATTACCTGCAGGCACAAAAGATTCGCCGCATCATTGCTGACGATTTCCAGCGCGCCTTCACCCAGTGCGACGTGATCATGGGCCCGGTGGCGCCCACGGTGGCGTGGAAGCTCGGCGAGAAGAGCGCGGACCCGGTGCAGATGTACCTGGCCGACATCTTCACGCTGTCGACCAGCCTGGCCGGCCTGCCCGGCATGAGCGTGCCCTGCGGGCTGGGCGAGGGCGGCATGCCGGTTGGCCTGCAGCTGATCGGCAACTACTTTGGCGAGGCCGAGCTGCTGCAAACGGCGCACGCCTTCCAGCAGGCAACGGACTGGCATCTGCGCCGGCCCGCGCAGGCATGATCGCAGCGCGCTGGCTGTCGCGCATTGTGCTCGGCATCGGGCTGGCCGCTGCATTGGCGGCCTGCATCCCGCTGCCGCGCTTTGGCGGCAAGCCCCCGCCCATTGCCAGCCGCGACATCGACCTCGCCGGCGATTGCCGCCGCACCGAGGAAGACGGCTTTCGCGAGGATGCGCAGGTGCGCGTGGCGGACAACACCGTGCAGCAGTTGTCGTGGAAGCTGTGGGTGGGCAAGCGCGGCTCGTGCAGCTTCAACCTGGCCGAATTCCGCCAGACCCAGAAGAAGCCGCATATCGAGCTGCGCGCCAACGACGGCAGCGCCTGCAAGCTGATGATCTGGCAGGATCCGCGCCGGGTCACGCTCGCGCATGCCAATTGCGAGGCACGTTGCTCGCCGGGCATCTACGAAGAAGCCTGGCCGGTGATGTTCGAGCCTGGCGGCGGTGGCTGCGCGCAGACCCGATGAACCCGCTCAACGCCATGTCCAGAACCGCCCACGGTTGCATCGCCGCTCGCCTGAAGGCCTTCAGCCTGGGCGCGTGCGCCTTGCTGCTGGCAAGCCACGCCGTGCTGGTGCGGGCCGTGGTTCCAGCGGCCGGCGAGCGCGCCATGCCGGCGGCGCAGGCGGTGCGTTTCCCGGGCGCCGACGGCGGCCAGCCGCTCAGCGGCTACTGGTTCGTGCCGCAGCGCGGCGCCGCGGCCCCGGTCCCGGCCGTACGCGTGGTGATTGCGCTGCACGGCTGCGGCGGCCTGCACCGCAGTGGCGGCGCGGATGCCGCGGCGCTCCAGAGCCGTTACCGCGAGTACGTGCAGTGGCTGACCGCGCGCGGCTACGCGGTGCTGCTGCCCGACAGTTTCGGCCCGCGCGGCAAGCCGGACGGCATCTGTACCGAACGCCTGGACAGCCGCAACATCGACGACGCCACGCGGCGCGGCGATGTGCTGGCCGCATTGCAGTGGCTCGCGCGGCAGCCCGGCGTGGACACAGCGCATATCGTGCTGCTGGGCTGGTCCAACGGCGCGCAGGCGGTGCTTAGCACCATCGACGCCAGCCGCGACTGGCCGGCGGGCGCACCGGCGATCGAGCGCGCCGTGGCTTTTTACCCGGGCTGCAAGAGCGCGGTGCAGCGGCATGAGTACCGCCTGCGCACGCCCCTGCTGCTGCTGACCGGCGGCGCCGACGACTGGACCCCCGCCACCCGCTGCGCCATGCTGCGCGAGGCGGTCGCGGCGCGCCAGCCGGACGCGCGCTTTCGCCTGGAGATCTACCCCGGCGCGTATCACGGCTTTGACGGCACCGAGCTGCTGCGGGTGCGGCGCGATGTGCCCAACGGCGCGCGTCAAGGCCAGGGCGTGACCGTGGGCGGCGACCCGATCTCGCGCGATGCGGCGCTGGCGCAACTGGATTCATGGCTGGCCAGCCCGAATCCGTGACAGAACACGTAGCAGTACATAGCCACACGTAGGCACACGTAGCAAACAAGTAGCAACACATACAGCACACGAACAGGAATACCGCCATGCAATGGGAAGTGGTGATCGGCCTCGAGACGCACACGCAGTTGTCGACGGCCTCCAAGATTTTTTCCGGTGCCTCCACCGCCTTCGGCGCGGCGCCCAACACGCAAGCCTCGCCGGTTGACCTGGCGCTGCCCGGCGTGTTGCCGGTGCTTAACCGCGGCGCGGTCGAGCGCGCCATCCAGTTCGGCCTGGCGATCGGCGCCACCATCGCGCCGCGCAGCATCTTCGCGCGCAAGAATTACTTCTACCCCGACCTGCCCAAGGGCTACCAGATCAGCCAGTACGAGCTGCCGGTGGTGCAGGGCGGCAGCATCAGCATCCAGGTCGAAGGCAAGAAGGGCGAAACCTACGAAAAGACCGTGCAGCTCACGCGCGCCCACCTCGAGGAAGACGCCGGCAAGTCGCTGCACGAAGATTTCGCCGGCATGACCGGCATCGACCTGAACCGCGCCGGCACGCCGCTGCTGGAGATCGTCACCGAGCCCGACATGCGCAGTTCGGCCGAGGCCGTGGCCTACGCCAAGGCCCTGCACGCGCTGGTGATGTGGCTGGGCATCTGCGACGGCAACATGCAGGAAGGCAGCTTCCGCTGCGACGCCAACGTGTCGGTGCGCCCCTACGGCAGCCCCAAGCTGGGCACGCGCCGCGAGATCAAGAACCTGAACTCGTTCCGCTTCCTGCAGCAGGCCATCGACTACGAAGTCCAGTGGCAGATCGCCGAGATCGAGGATGGCCGCGAAATCCAGCAGGCCACCGTGCTGTTCGACCCGGACACCGGCGAGACGCGCGCCATGCGCACCAAGGAAGACGCGCACGACTACCGCTACTTCCCCGACCCCGACCTGCTGCCGCTGGAGATCGACGCCGCCTGGATCGCGCGCGTGAAGTCCGAGCTGCCGGAGCTGCCGGTGGCGATGCAAGCGCGCCTGGTGTCGCAATACGGCCTGTCTGCCTACGACGCCAGCGTGCTGACCGCCTCCAAGTCGCTCGCGAACTATTTCGAGGCGGTGGTCGCCGAAGCCGGCGCGGCCAATGCCAAGCCAGCTGCCAACTGGCTGATGGGCGACGTGTCGTCGCTGCTCAACCGCGAAGGCATCGCGCTGGAAGCCGCCCCGGTCAAGCCGGCACAGCTGGCCAAGCTGCTGGTGCGCATTGCCGACGGCACGGTGTCCAACAACACGGCCAAGAAGGATGTCTTCCCGGCCATGTGGGCGGGTGAGGAAGGCGCCGACGCCGACGCCATCATCGCGGCCAAGGGCCTCAAGCAGATGTCCGACTCGGGCGAGCTGGAAAAGATCATCGACGACGTGCTGGCTGCCAATGCGAAGTCGGTGGAAGAGTTCCGCGCTGGCAAGGAGAAGGCGTTCAATGCGCTGGTTGGCCAAGCCATGAAGGCCACCAAGGGTAAGGGGAATCCTGCTCAGGTGAATGAGTTGTTGAAGAGGAAGTTGGGGGCGTAGCGTGTAGGGGGTGTAGGGGCTTTTGGGGGGCTTTCGCTGTTTATTTCATCGGCGGTGGCATCTTGCACCCAACAGCCATACGACATCCCCCTGCGGGGGCTGCCGGTCACTCTTCTTTGCGTCGGCAAAGAAGACTAACGAGAAGAAAGCCGACCCTGCCGGGAGCAGAGCAATCAGGCTTATGTGGGGCGGTGGTTGCGTGGTACGGCCCGGAGTGTTGGCTGGCGGATCCTACTGGCCCATAGGGCATCGCTACTGCATTACCCAATGGTCACGTGGTGGTGCCCCTGATCGCTTTGCGCGGTGAGCGTTCGACCATCTGCCGTTACCGGCACGGACCATCACGACACATCGCCCGTCAATGGTCTCGTGGTGGGGCGGGCGCGGTGGTGAAGGTCTTGGGCTAATCAAGGCGGTGCCACCGCGCCCACGACGGAACCGGTGCGCTTGCAACTTCGTGGCCGGCCACGCCGCGAGCGACAGACGGCTTGAAGCAAGTGGTGTCCGCTACCGGGGGCCTCACCACGAATCCCGGAAGCCGGCAGGTTCGTGGCCAGTCAAGCCAGTACCGGCAGAAGCCCGCCGGCACTCCGGGCCGTACGACGCAACCACCGAGGCCCATGAGCCTTATTGCTCTGCTCCCGGCAGGGTCGGCTTTCTTCTCGTTAGTCTTCTTTGCCGACGCAAAGAAGAGTGACCGGCAGCCCCCGCAGGGGGATGTCGTACGGCTTTTGGGTGCAAAAGCCAACGCCGATAGAAACGAACCAACGAGCCCACACATCCAAGCAGCCAACGCCAACCACTCCCCCAAAATTTCCCCTTAACCATTTGCTACACTGCCCCCCAAACAATCCGGTTGAAGCCAATGAACGCCCAAGAAGTTGCCTCCTACCTGCAGACCAATCCCCAGTTCTTCGAAGACAACGCCGAACTGCTGGCCGCGGTGCAACTCACCAGCCCGCACAGCCACCGCGCGGTGTCGCTGCAGGAGCGCCAGATGGAAATCCTGCGCGAGAAAAACAAAGGCCTGGAGCTGAAGCTGGCGGACCTGGTTCGCCACGGCCATGACAACGACCGCACCCAGCAGCGCATGCACGCCTGGCAGTTGCGCCTGCTGGCCGAGGTGGACTCGCACGC comes from the Cupriavidus basilensis genome and includes:
- a CDS encoding rod shape-determining protein — its product is MFGFLRSYFSNDLAIDLGTANTLIYMRDKGIVLDEPSVVAIRQEGGPNAKKTIQAVGKEAKQMLGKVPGNIEAIRPMKDGVIADFTVTEQMLKQFIKMVHDTKLLRPSPRIIICVPCGSTQVERRAIRESALGAGASQVYLIEEPMSAAIGAGLPVSEPSGSMVVDIGGGTTEVGIISLGGMVYKGSVRVGGDKFDEAIVNYIRRNYGMLIGEQTAEAIKKAIGSAFPGSEVREMEVKGRNLSEGIPRAFTVSSNEILEALTDPLNQIVSAVKIALEQTPPELGADIAERGMMLTGGGALLRDLDRLLAEETGLPVLVAEDPLTCVVRGSGMALERMDKLGSIFSYE
- the gatC gene encoding Asp-tRNA(Asn)/Glu-tRNA(Gln) amidotransferase subunit GatC, with translation MALDLSDVKRIAHLARIEINDDEAGQTLVQLNQFFSLVEQMQAVDTTGIVPLAHPLSAVREMSQRLRDDVVTEPSRREDYQRPAPATEGGLYLVPKVIE
- the gatA gene encoding Asp-tRNA(Asn)/Glu-tRNA(Gln) amidotransferase subunit GatA — its product is MPFSATSVTSLRELSDALAARSVSAEELARDYLARIEQAGALNAFVDVNPELTLAQARAADARRARGEAGPLTGVPIAHKDVFVTRGWRATAGSRMLANYESPFDAAVVERLGAAGMVTLGKTNMDEFAMGSSNENSHFGPVRNPWDASRVPGGSSGGSAAAVAAGLAPAATGTDTGGSIRQPASFSGITGIKPTYGRVSRYGMIAFASSLDQGGPMAHTAEDCAMLLGGMAGFDERDSTSVAPALGGVDEDYTRLLGQARAGASAGKPLSGLRIGLPKEYFGKGLAADVEQAVRVALAEYEKLGATLVEVSLPKTELSIPVYYVIAPAEASSNLSRFDGVRFGHRAAEYRDLMDMYKKTRAEGFGPEVKRRIMVGAYVLSHGYYDAYYLQAQKIRRIIADDFQRAFTQCDVIMGPVAPTVAWKLGEKSADPVQMYLADIFTLSTSLAGLPGMSVPCGLGEGGMPVGLQLIGNYFGEAELLQTAHAFQQATDWHLRRPAQA
- a CDS encoding dienelactone hydrolase family protein; this encodes MNPLNAMSRTAHGCIAARLKAFSLGACALLLASHAVLVRAVVPAAGERAMPAAQAVRFPGADGGQPLSGYWFVPQRGAAAPVPAVRVVIALHGCGGLHRSGGADAAALQSRYREYVQWLTARGYAVLLPDSFGPRGKPDGICTERLDSRNIDDATRRGDVLAALQWLARQPGVDTAHIVLLGWSNGAQAVLSTIDASRDWPAGAPAIERAVAFYPGCKSAVQRHEYRLRTPLLLLTGGADDWTPATRCAMLREAVAARQPDARFRLEIYPGAYHGFDGTELLRVRRDVPNGARQGQGVTVGGDPISRDAALAQLDSWLASPNP
- the gatB gene encoding Asp-tRNA(Asn)/Glu-tRNA(Gln) amidotransferase subunit GatB — encoded protein: MQWEVVIGLETHTQLSTASKIFSGASTAFGAAPNTQASPVDLALPGVLPVLNRGAVERAIQFGLAIGATIAPRSIFARKNYFYPDLPKGYQISQYELPVVQGGSISIQVEGKKGETYEKTVQLTRAHLEEDAGKSLHEDFAGMTGIDLNRAGTPLLEIVTEPDMRSSAEAVAYAKALHALVMWLGICDGNMQEGSFRCDANVSVRPYGSPKLGTRREIKNLNSFRFLQQAIDYEVQWQIAEIEDGREIQQATVLFDPDTGETRAMRTKEDAHDYRYFPDPDLLPLEIDAAWIARVKSELPELPVAMQARLVSQYGLSAYDASVLTASKSLANYFEAVVAEAGAANAKPAANWLMGDVSSLLNREGIALEAAPVKPAQLAKLLVRIADGTVSNNTAKKDVFPAMWAGEEGADADAIIAAKGLKQMSDSGELEKIIDDVLAANAKSVEEFRAGKEKAFNALVGQAMKATKGKGNPAQVNELLKRKLGA